Proteins from a genomic interval of Yarrowia lipolytica chromosome 1E, complete sequence:
- a CDS encoding uncharacterized protein (Compare to YALI0E06127g, no similarity possibly noncoding): protein MMHIADSCPDPLQEPLVTSGSPPPHDSPHTTALALDQALKQLRDHKEEGGNLKHNQWLHTKDRQRLRMLQQDCVSLQTLLATLSNKLGQKLWARRTANQTSCTAPHESPNLQCDSRADKSHNTASHAMQVSADIMKQMRGLNTAKQPSGCKSLPRKRHKSYLHDSGDSDLSDDPMELWIDSDSDACFSHSHPHNPKLASVEAAVSDTLSPIRADVPSRRHGSPRLGHSSDVYSAPQKSLWNELEQPEWNENVEKPVGLPDSSPVPS from the coding sequence ATGATGCACATCGCAGATAGTTGTCCAGATCCTCTACAAGAGCCTCTCGTCACTTCTGGGTCTCCTCCGCCGCATGACTCTCCGCATACTACTGCCCTAGCGTTAGACCAggctctcaaacagcttAGGGATcacaaggaggagggtggAAACTTGAAACACAACCAGTGGCTGCACACAAAGGATCGACAGCGTCTGCGTATGTTGCAGCAGGACTGTGTGTCCCTCCAGACCCTGCTTGCAACGCTGTCCAACAAGTTGGGCCAAAAATTGTGGGCTCGACGGACTGCAAATCAAACAAGTTGCACGGCTCCTCACGAGTCTCCGAACCTGCAATGCGACTCTCGTGCAGACAAATCACACAACACAGCCAGTCACGCCATGCAGGTATCTGCCGATATTATGAAACAAATGAGGGGCCTGAACACGGCCAAACAGCCGTCTGGCTGTAAGAGCCTACCACGCAAGAGACATAAGAGCTACCTCCATGATTCTGGCGACTCTGATCTCAGCGACGACCCCATGGAGCTGTGGATCGACTCTGATTCGGATGCCTGCTTCTCGCACTCCCACCCGCATAATCCGAAGCTGGCTTCAGTAGAAGCAGCTGTCTCAGATACCCTCTCCCCTATTAGAGCAGATGTACCGTCACGAAGACATGGCAGCCCAAGGTTGGGCCACTCAAGTGACGTCTACAGCGCGCCCCAGAAGTCGCTGTGGAATGAGCTAGAGCAACCCGAGTGGAATGAGAATGTGGAAAAACCAGTGGGCCTCCCTGACAGTTCACCCGTGCCGAGTTAG
- a CDS encoding uncharacterized protein (Compare to YALI0E06083g, similar to uniprot|P53285 Saccharomyces cerevisiae YGR141w, similar to Saccharomyces cerevisiae VPS62 (YGR141W) and YPR157W; ancestral locus Anc_3.505) encodes MKIAWLLFTAATFVEGVSRHKRDPVWTVNPGQVPDYVLRHCPGVHLYSEEKYLPGDPADYVTNFKIDTASGKTVLNGSESDPVTLARLGQYSFEKHSSRTFMTSLTDFNADPDWITGEGNIPHLVSGKIDHAKSVLIVVDKGDGLVDAFWFYFYPFNLGPFVMGGGPYGNHVGDWEHSLVRFQDGVPQILWMSAHGGGNAYYYNAAEKMDNDPERRVLFSARGTHANYGSVGQHSHDLPFYMLSDFTDRGALWDPVQNYYGYTLTHRERGRTGADRIWFDGRVLTSDGQSPHPSWLNYLGRWGDRQLPNSDPRQKWHPFNWRYIDGPRGPMAKNLLRHTVCERNKWWNLFRTCRIRRRVETAEGIEAEGYGCVGLMDWLPWWIGWIPWTVTWRGYGCWAIDRLWG; translated from the coding sequence ATGAAAATAGCTTGGCTATTGTTTACGGCAGCGACATTTGTGGAGGGTGTTTCTCGACATAAAAGAGACCCTGTTTGGACCGTGAATCCCGGCCAGGTCCCGGACTACGTCCTGCGTCACTGTCCAGGAGTGCATCTTTATTCGGAGGAAAAGTATCTCCCTGGTGATCCAGCAGACTATGTGACCAATTTCAAAATTGACACGGCTTCTGGCAAGACGGTATTGAATGGCAGCGAGTCTGATCCGGTCACTTTGGCTCGCCTCGGTCAATATTCGTTTGAGAAGCACTCTTCAAGGACATTTATGACTTCATTAACGGATTTCAACGCAGATCCGGACTGGATcacaggagaaggaaacATCCCCCATCTTGTTTCGGGCAAGATTGATCATGCCAAGTCTGTATTGATCGTGGTTGACAAAGGTGATGGACTTGTGGATGCCTTCTGGTTCTACTTTTACCCCTTCAACCTAGGACCTTTTGTCATGGGTGGCGGGCCTTATGGCAACCATGTGGGCGATTGGGAGCACTCTCTGGTGCGTTTCCAGGATGGCGTTCCGCAGATTTTGTGGATGAGTGCCCATGGTGGCGGAAACGCCTATTACTATAATGCTGCCGAAAAAATGGACAACGATCCTGAAAGAAGGGTCTTATTTTCTGCTCGAGGCACTCATGCTAACTACGGATCTGTAGGCCAGCATTCTCACGATCTACCCTTTTACATGCTTTCGGACTTTACTGATCGGGGAGCTCTGTGGGACCCTGTTCAGAACTACTACGGATACACTCTGACGCACCGAGAACGGGGCAGAACCGGAGCCGATCGCATCTGGTTTGACGGCCGAGTGCTCACATCGGACGGCCAGTCTCCACACCCGTCGTGGCTGAACTACCTTGGCCGATGGGGCGATCGGCAGCTTCCAAACTCGGATCCTCGACAAAAGTGGCACCCGTTCAACTGGCGATACATTGATGGCCCACGTGGCCCCATGGCCAAAAACCTGCTGCGCCACACAGTCTGCGAGCGCAACAAGTGGTGGAATTTGTTTCGAACGTGCCGTATCCGACGCCGGGTCGAGACAGCAGAAGGCATAGAAGCCGAGGGATACGGGTGCGTGGGCCTCATGGACTGGCTTCCGTGGTGGATCGGCTGGATTCCGTGGACTGTCACTTGGCGAGGATACGGCTGCTGGGCCATTGACCGTCTTTGGGGTTGA
- a CDS encoding uncharacterized protein (Compare to YALI0E06039g, similar to Saccharomyces cerevisiae MTR3 (YGR158C); ancestral locus Anc_4.63, similar to uniprot|P48240 Saccharomyces cerevisiae YGR158c MTR3 involved in mRNA transport and DEHA0A13343g Debaryomyces hansenii): MTDRRRVLGPADAVPFTLDNIKPTEVEQKSLDIGSIFVKTGVVENANGSAYLELDDIKIVAIVHGPRPMRGLFTTSAILNVDTKFLPVSLCDIESKSAVVSSTQLTQYIRSASTTQSSSLQKNVSSYVHTSLLPSILVEKYPKSTIDVSISVLSSSNNTKTTVAAAVSCAGAALADSGLECTDIVTAGSVLLDENKATVSPSRAPTSEIDGVVSYMAASKKIVGMWIEGGNVSEKQMEEIFDKTEEMAREIRGVMHGVLLEQ; this comes from the coding sequence ATGACTGACCGAAGACGAGTTTTGGGGCCTGCTGACGCGGTGCCATTCACCCTGGACAACATCAAGCCGACCGAGGTTGAGCAGAAAAGCCTGGATATCGGCAGCATCTTCGTCAAGACCGGAGTGGTCGAAAACGCAAACGGATCGGCCTACTTGGAGCTGGATGATATCAAAATTGTGGCCATTGTCCATGGTCCTCGACCTATGAGAGGTCTGTTCACAACATCGGCCATCCTGAACGTGGACACAAAATTTCTCCCTGTCTCTCTCTGCGATATTGAGAGTAAGAGTGCTGTGGTTAGCTCCACCCAGCTGACCCAATACATTCGATCTGCCAGCACCACACAGAGCTCTTCTCTGCAGAAGAACGTTTCATCGTACGTCCACACCTCTCTCCTGCCCAGCATATTGGTCGAGAAGTACCCCAAGTCCACCATCGATGTCAGCATATCAGTTCTGTCTTCTTCCAATAATACCAAGACCACCGTGGCTGCCGCAGTTTCGTGCGCTGGCGCCGCTCTGGCCGATTCCGGTCTCGAGTGCACCGATATTGTGACAGCAGGAAGTGTGCTGCTCGATGAGAACAAGGCAACTGTGTCGCCCTCAAGAGCACCTACCAGCGAGATTGACGGAGTAGTATCCTACATGGCAGCAAGCAAGAAGATTGTGGGCATGTGGATTGAAGGCGGTAACGTGAGCGAgaagcagatggaggagattttcgacaagaccgaggagatggCCCGGGAGATCAGAGGAGTCATGCATGGAGTTTTGTTGGAGCAATAA
- a CDS encoding uncharacterized protein (Compare to YALI0E06017g, similar to uniprot|P22515 Saccharomyces cerevisiae YKL210w UBA1 E1-like (ubiquitin-activating) enzyme) — protein sequence MSDKSDKMQIDNAGEIDESLYSRQLYVLGHEAMKKMANSNVLIVGLQGLGIEIAKNIVLAGVKSLTLYDPGKTEVADLSAQFFLREDDVGKRRDQVSQPRLAELNSYVPVHVLEAKDLSEEEVARFQVVVLTNASLEEQIRVNEITHKQNIGFVSTDTRGLFGNIFVDFGSSFALIDANGEEPHSGIIAGIDEEGNVAALDETRHNLEDGDYVKFTEVEGLDINGDTPRKIKVTGPYSFNIGSVDGLGTYKKGGLFTQVKMPQEISFGSLKEQLAKPELLISDFAKMERPAQLHVGFMAVQAFQQKHGRAPRPQNTEDANEVLHLAKSVTAEYPDVLSGGEIDEKLLTQLSFQAAGELPAMTALFGGMAAQEVLKGCSGKFGPIRQWVYFDSLESLPKDVALTEQSVAPTGSRYDRQVAVFGKEFTEKIFAVKTFLVGSGAIGCEMLKNWALMGLGKDGEIHVTDNDVIEKSNLNRQFLFRPKDVGKHKSVTATEAVAEMNPDLKGHFDAKLDKVGPDTENIFDDSFWKSLDFVTNALDNVDARTYVDRRCVFFQKPLLESGTLGTKGNVQVVYPNLTESYSSSQDPPEKGIPLCTLRSFPNKVDHTIAWAKSIFQGYFTDNVESVNLFLSQPNFVESTLKQTGDQKSILENIKSYLVDERPTTFKECVQWARLEFEKKFNGDISQLLYNFPKDATTSTGAPFWSGPKRAPDALEFDFNNQDHLDFLIAGANLRAFNYGIRGDDLDVSEYKEVVDNMTVPKFEPKSGIKIQANENESVDPVDADSEELTQLANSLPPPSSLAGFRLTPVEFEKDDDTNFHIQFITAASNCRAQNYAIDGADRHKTKFIAGRIIPAIATTTALVTGLVCLELYKVVDKREVIEDYKNGFVNLALPFLGFSEPIASQKMEIAGVELDKIWGRYDIHENLTLKQFLEFFEKNYNLTVTMLSQNVSLLYASFFPPAKLNEKYDLTLTELVEAVTKKKLEPHVKTLIFEVCAEDQDGEDVDDIPYVCLHL from the coding sequence ATGTCAGACAAGTCAGACAAGATGCAAATCGACAACGCAGGCGAAATTGATGAGTCCCTGTACTCGCGACAGCTCTATGTGCTTGGACACGAGgccatgaagaagatggccaACTCCAACGTTCTTATCGTGGGTCTCCAGGGTCTGGGAATTgagattgccaagaacATTGTTCTGGCTGGAGTCAAGTCGCTGACTCTGTATGACCCCGGCAAGACCGAGGTTGCAGATCTCAGTGCCCAGTTTTTCCTGCGAGAGGACGACGTGGGCAAGCGACGAGACCAGGTGTCTCAGCCTCGACTGGCAGAGCTCAATTCGTACGTTCCTGTGCACGTTTTGGAGGCCAAGGATctctccgaggaggaggtggctCGATTCCAGGTGGTTGTGCTGACCAATGCTTCTCTAGAAGAACAGATTCGAGTCAACGAAATCACACACAAGCAGAATATTGGGTTTGTCAGCACAGACACCCGAGGTCTTTTCGGTAACATCTTTGTCGATTTTGGCTCATCTTTTGCTCTGATTGACGCCAACGGAGAGGAGCCCCATTCCGGAATCATTGCCGGTATTGACGAGGAGGGTAACGTTGCTGCTCTCGATGAGACTCGACACAACCTTGAGGATGGAGATTATGTTAAGTTCACTGAGGTCGAGGGTCTCGATATCAACGGTGACACTCCCCGAAAGATCAAGGTCACAGGTCCTTATTCGTTCAATATTGGTTCTGTTGACGGTCTGGGCACCTACAAGAAGGGAGGTCTTTTCACCCAGGTCAAGATGCCCCAGGAGATTTCGTTTGGTtcgctcaaggagcagctggCCAAGCCCGAGTTACTGATTTCCGACTTCGCCAAGATGGAGCGACCCGCACAGCTACATGTCGGCTTCATGGCCGTCCAGGCGTTCCAGCAGAAGCACGGTCGAGCCCCCCGACCTCAGAATACCGAGGACGCCAACGAGGTGCTGCACCTGGCCAAGAGCGTCACTGCAGAGTACCCCGACGTGCTTTCTGGAGGCGAAATCGACGAAAAGCTGCTCACCCAGCTGTCTTTCCAGGCCGCTGGTGAACTGCCCGCCATGACTGCTCTCTTTGGTGGAATGGCTGCCCAGGAGGTACTGAAGGGCTGCTCGGGCAAGTTTGGCCCCATCCGACAGTGGGTCTACTTCGACTCTTTGGAGTCTCTGCCCAAGGACGTGGCTCTAACTGAGCAGTCTGTGGCTCCCACCGGCTCGCGATATGACCGACAGGTTGCCGTCTTTGGTAAGGAGTTCACCGAGAAGATTTTTGCTGTTAAGACTTTCCTGGTTGGCTCTGGAGCCATCGGTTGCGAGATGCTTAAGAACTGGGCTCTCATGGGTCTTGGAAAGGACGGAGagatccacgtgaccgatAACGACGTGATTGAGAAGTCCAACCTTAACCGACAGTTTCTGTTCCGACCCAAGGATGTGGGCAAACACAAGTCCGTGACCGCTACCGAGGCTGTGGCAGAGATGAACCCTGATCTCAAGGGCCACTTTGATGCCAAGCTCGACAAGGTCGGTCCCGATACCGAGAACATCTTCGACGACTCGTTCTGGAAGTCTCTGGACTTTGTGACTAACGCTCTGGACAACGTTGACGCCCGAACCTACGTCGATCGACGATGTGTCTTTTTCCAGAAGCCTCTGCTCGAGTCAGGAACCCTGGGAACCAAGGGTAACGTGCAGGTTGTCTACCCCAACCTGACTGAATCGTACTCTTCCTCCCAGGATCCCCCTGAGAAGGGCATTCCCCTCTGTACTCTGCGATCTTTCCCTAATAAGGTTGACCACACGATTGCCTGGGCCAAATCCATCTTCCAGGGCTACTTTACCGACAATGTTGAGTCTGTGAATCTGTTTCTGAGCCAGCCCAATTTTGTGGAGTCCACCCTCAAGCAGACTGGTGACCAGAAGTCTATTCTGGAGAACATCAAGTCGTACCTGGTGGACGAACGACCTACGACTTTCAAGGAGTGTGTCCAGTGGGCCCGTCtggagtttgagaagaagTTCAACGGCGACATTAGTCAGCTTCTGTACAACTTCCCCAAGGACGCCACCACTTCTACTGGTGCTCCTTTCTGGTCTGGACCTAAGCGAGCTCCTGACGCTCTCGAATTTGATTTCAACAACCAGGACCATCTGGATTTTCTCATTGCTGGCGCTAATCTGCGAGCCTTCAACTACGGTATCCGAGGTGATGACCTTGATGTTTCTGAGTACAAGGAAGTTGTGGACAACATGACTGTGCCCAAGTTTGAACCCAAGTCCGGTATTAAGATCCAGGCCAACGAGAACGAGAGCGTCGACCCTGTGGATGCCGACTCCGAGGAGCTGACCCAGCTGGCCAACTCgctgcctcctccttcttctctggcTGGTTTCCGACTCACTCCCGTTGAGTTTGAGAAGGACGATGACACCAACTTCCACATCCAGTTCATCACGGCTGCCTCCAACTGTCGAGCTCAGAACTACGCTATTGACGGCGCTGATCGACACAAGACCAAGTTCATTGCTGGACGAATCATTCCCGCTATTGCTACCACCACTGCTCTGGTGACTGGTCTTGTCTGTCTGGAGCTCTacaaggtggtggacaagCGAGAGGTGATCGAGGACTACAAGAACGGCTTTGTCAATCTCGCTCTGCCTTTTCTGGGCTTCTCTGAGCCCATTGCTTCgcagaagatggagattgCTGGTGTCGAGCTGGACAAGATCTGGGGTCGATACGACATTCACGAGAACTTGACTCTCAAGCAGTTTTTGGAGTTCTTTGAGAAGAACTACAACCTGACGGTGACCATGCTGTCCCAGAACGTGTCTCTCCTGTacgcctccttcttccctCCTGCCAAGCTCAACGAGAAGTACGATTTGACTCTGAccgagctggtggaggccGTCACTaagaagaagctcgagCCTCACGTTAAGACTCTGATCTTTGAGGTTTGTGCCGAGGACCAGGACGGTGAGGATGTCGACGATATCCCCTATGTTTGTCTCCATCTTTAG
- a CDS encoding uncharacterized protein (Compare to YALI0E06061g, similar to uniprot|O74787 Schizosaccharomyces pombe SPBC26H8.03 Phosphatidylethanolamine N-methyltransferase, similar to Saccharomyces cerevisiae CHO2 (YGR157W); ancestral locus Anc_4.64) gives MAVPSAAIKASGVDMGDLKKRHDTKLDVEESVIDEKINENESDEKLTEKLTEKLTEKLTEKTSTEPIAYVGKCPDGTTFIVPETEDMLTNLFDPRITKSLTDVIIVSILVTFMGLFFVVPKSWRVPLYLFLFAAWRLAYNGGIGWLLHNQSNYHKLTKWALKYKVFDKDNKTWWHQLIKREFETRFQNQPNYSFYEVPVEFNTWILFRHVVDLILMSDFTCYFMLAWSCALSVRTNQPWWLVIGRWLAGALMLAFNLWAKTDAHRVVKDYAWYWGDFFFLKDMELTFDGVFEMAPHPMYSIGYAGFYAASLMACSYTLFLASLAGHAAQFVFLSIVENPHIEKTYNPHQPKQRRKASHVRDRSSIQLGLDQKQKDELSAIVEGDESVSIASTPISTTFDEPETVQKHSLPPLVVFSNFQITRVTDIMTVGAAVYTMLLYFLPANRLWYTVTFFMALSARLFHTLGLGVILRRQSERRSFTKTFLKFGIYPFEAYEQWQVWYNVSTVLSYTTFGLFCLRQWRAPSTDPLWPLKYILGALLIALHGWTSKSIHDSLGHFGWFYGDFFLDRKQNLTYSGIYRYLNNPERFFGIAGIWGLALMTNSPGVGILAFLWTLEGMAFIKFVEQPHMQRIYGTSIRHDAGVTKTIKNSLKLPSPFEKRVRQFQGSVDKVINDTLTVVEEFIGLAKPTLNEVVNDSKILLRQYPAKLTLTRMLDVPENIDTADYSVKLVGGEKCADSNRISYAFGTPIHVKWQASPNRSAKDWIGLYRVHDNTSPEVTSLPSKGRWSGIDETGHESHLDGIVSSSKTNGEVVFRGDTLFWECGVYEFRYHHAGKHTVLSTSEPFEIVAPKIDLSGEVDAKTLALEILPIVQRCFSLSMEFPPEEVDDYWALEEPKVINRVQAAVQAYFNVELAQEVLQSDESVENLAERLLRIRDALKGLTV, from the coding sequence atgGCCGTTCCTTCTGCTGCCATCAAGGCTTCCGGAGTGGATATGGGGGACCTCAAGAAGAGACATGACACCAAGCTTGACGTGGAGGAGAGTGTGATtgacgagaagatcaaTGAGAATGAAAGCGACGAAAAGCTGACCGAAAAGCTGACCGAAAAGCTGACCGAAAAGCTGACTGAAAAGACCTCCACCGAGCCCATTGCTTACGTTGGCAAGTGTCCTGATGGAACGACTTTTATTGTGCCAGAGACGGAGGATATGTTGACCAACCTGTTTGATCCTCGAATCACAAAGTCGCTGACGGACGTGATCATCGTATCGATTCTGGTCACATTCATGGGACTCTTTTTTGTCGTCCCCAAGTCCTGGAGAGTACCTCTCtatctgtttctgtttgcCGCATGGCGTCTGGCCTACAACGGAGGAATCGGCTGGCTACTTCACAACCAGTCCAACTACCACAAACTCACCAAGTGGGCTCTCAAATACAAGGTGTTtgacaaggacaacaagACGTGGTGGCACCAGCTGATTAAGCGGGAGTTTGAGACCCGGTTCCAGAACCAGCCCAACTACTCGTTCTACGAGGTACCCGTCGAGTTCAACACCTGGATTCTTTTCCGACATGTGGTCGATCTGATTCTCATGTCAGACTTTACCTGCTACTTCATGCTGGCCTGGTCCTGCGCTCTGTCCGTGAGAACCAACCAGCCCTGGTGGCTTGTTATTGGACGATGGCTCGCCGGAGCTCTAATGCTAGCCTTCAACCTGTGGGCTAAGACTGACGCCCACCGAGTCGTCAAGGATTATGCCTGGTACTGGggagacttcttcttcctcaagGACATGGAGTTGACTTTTGATGGTGTCTTTGAGATGGCCCCTCATCCCATGTACTCCATTGGATACGCTGGTTTCTACGCCGCCTCTCTCATGGCCTGTTCCTACACCCTGTTCCTGGCCTCTCTGGCCGGCCACGCTGCCCAGTTTGTGTTCCTATCCATCGTTGAGAATCCTCACATTGAAAAGACTTACAACCCCCATCAGCCCAAGCAGCGACGAAAGGCTTCTCACGTCCGAGACCGATCTTCCATCCAGCTGGGGCTCGAtcagaaacagaaggaTGAGCTGTCTGCTATTGTTGAGGGCGACGAGTCCGTTTCTATTGCCTCTACTCCCATTTCTACTACTTTTGACGAGCCGGAGACTGTCCAGAAACACTCCCTTCCTCCGTTGGTTGTGTTTAGCAACTTCCAGATCACTCGAGTCACAGATATCATGACTGTGGGAGCTGCAGTCTATACAATGCTGCTCTACTTCCTCCCTGCCAACCGTCTGTGGTACACTGTGACTTTTTTCATGGCTCTGTCTGCTCGTCTTTTCCACACTCTGGGTCTTGGAGTCATACTGCGACGACAGTCCGAGCGACGATCCTTCACCAAGACCTTCCTCAAGTTTGGAATCTACCCCTTTGAGGCATACGAGCAGTGGCAAGTGTGGTACAACGTCTCCACCGTGTTGTCCTACACCACATTTGGTCTCTTTTGCCTGCGACAGTGGAGAGCTCCTTCCACCGATCCTCTGTGGCCCCTTAAGTACATTCTTGGCGCTCTACTTATTGCTCTGCATGGCTGGACATCGAAGTCCATCCATGACTCTCTTGGGCATTTTGGATGGTTCTACGGTGACTTCTTCCTTGACCGAAAGCAGAACCTCACTTACTCCGGCATTTACAGATACCTCAACAACCCAGAGCGATTTTTCGGTATTGCTGGCATCTGGGGTCTTGCTCTGATGACCAACTCTCCAGGTGTTGGTAttttggccttcttgtggACTCTGGAGGGTATGGCATTCATCAAGTTCGTCGAGCAGCCCCACATGCAGCGAATCTACGGTACCAGTATCCGACACGATGCTGGTGTGACCAAGACCATTAAGAACTCTCTCAAGTTGCCTTCTCCCTTTGAGAAACGGGTTCGACAGTTCCAGGGATCCGTTGACAAGGTTATCAACGATACTCTGACTGTGGTCGAGGAGTTCATTGGACTTGCCAAGCCTACTCTCAACGAAGTTGTCAACGACTCCAAGATCCTGTTGCGACAGTACCCTGCCAAACTTACCCTTACTCGAATGCTGGATGTTCCCGAAAACATTGACACTGCCGATTACTCTGTGAAGCTCGTGGGCGGCGAGAAGTGTGCCGATTCCAACCGAATTTCGTACGCCTTTGGAACCCCCATTCATGTCAAGTGGCAGGCTTCTCCCAACAGATCGGCAAAGGACTGGATCGGTCTGTACCGAGTGCACGACAACACTTCCCCTGAGGTGACTTCTCTTCCCTCCAAGGGCCGATGGTCTGGAATCGACGAGACTGGCCATGAGTCGCATCTCGACGGTATTGTGTCGTCTTCTAAGACCAATGGAGAAGTTGTTTTCCGAGGGGACACACTCTTCTGGGAGTGTGGAGTCTACGAGTTCAGATACCACCATGCTGGCAAGCACACTGTGCTCAGCACCTCGGAACCTTTCGAGATTGTGGCTCCTAAGATTGATCTATCTGGAGAGGTGGATGCAAAGACTCTGGCTCTTGAGATCCTCCCCATCGTCCAGCGATGCTTCTCTCTATCTATGGAGTTCCCTCCTGAGGAAGTGGACGACTACTGGGCTCTTGAGGAACCCAAGGTGATCAACAGAGTGCAGGCTGCCGTTCAGGCGTATTTCAACGTTGAGCTGGCGCAGGAGGTGCTTCAATCGGATGAGTCTGTGGAGAATTTGGCTGAGCGACTGCTCAGAATTAGAGACGCCCTTAAAGGTCTTACTGTATAA
- a CDS encoding uncharacterized protein (Compare to YALI0E06105g, no similarity), with amino-acid sequence MNNNSRIMVPMHSLPSPGQPQGPTSHHMGYQYVETPPSPKSRKSSSFNPKYMPPLDSSYRLGYKPLFKRENEDPFKYDISSPTPAQSPYDERKTSAPSVVTSSTTGYPNYTTEPLPRKRGYSAPQNKAMVSMVHHMQPQQTYHSSSSSSNSSRATIKKARRAYRSKFTQEQDRLIISMKNENKTWQEIKEMVKGETPHNIQRRYEVLMAQMNGNLIWEQDDLDALVDLLEAAERHKWKHISSELSRKLDKKVTPLACQKKFKEMFGVAENSSLLGSSLCYAYYDNGWNCVE; translated from the coding sequence atgaacaacaacagccggATAATGGTCCCCATGCACTCTCTACCGTCTCCGGGCCAGCCCCAGGGCCCCACCTCCCACCACATGGGCTACCAGTATGTCGAGACGCCACCATCGCCCAAAAGTAGAAAGTCCTCCTCTTTCAATCCCAAATACATGCCGCCCCTGGACTCGTCCTACCGCCTAGGCTACAAGCCGCTCTTCAAGCGAGAAAACGAAGATCCTTTCAAGTACGACATTTCCTCCCCTACCCCGGCCCAGTCTCCCTATGACGAACGCAAGACGTCGGCCCCGTCGGTAGTGACTTCATCGACAACAGGCTACCCCAATTACACCACCGAGCCGCTGCCTCGAAAGAGGGGCTACTCTGCGCCACAAAACAAGGCTATGGTCTCCATGGTACACCACATGCAACCGCAGCAGACTTATCactcgagctcctcgtccagcaACTCCTCTCGAGCCACCATCAAAAAGGCCCGAAGAGCCTACCGGTCCAAGTTCACCCAGGAGCAGGACCGGCTCATCATCAGCATGAAGAACGAAAACAAAACATGGCAGGAAATCAAGGAAATGGTCAAGGGCGAGACCCCCCATAACATCCAGCGGCGGTACGAGGTGCTCATGGCCCAGATGAATGGCAACCTCATCTGGGAGCAGGACGATCTGGATGCTCTGGtcgatctgctggaggcCGCCGAGCGACACAAATGGAAACACATTTCGTCCGAGCTCAGCCGAAagctcgacaagaaggtcaCTCCTTTGGCCTGCCAGAAAAAATTCAAGGAGATGTTTGGAGTGGCCGAAAACTCGTCGCTCCtaggctcctccttgtgcTACGCATACTATGATAATGGCTGGAATTGTGTTGAATAA